One Herpetosiphonaceae bacterium genomic window carries:
- a CDS encoding serine hydrolase, translating into MQPDLSALETIMQEAVPQICPATQLVVYWHGATLYERAYGWLDPTTRRQPTQPDTLFDLASVTKLFVVTAFLRLVEAGATALDQPLAGALPAFRGARPIQPYEDPQQSGALISLEPAALEVDVGRITFRQVLTHTAGLPAWRPLFRAPTPAAARRMALATACACRPGTQIVYSDIGLILLGLAIERLAGDALDRVVARQVTQPLNLRHTCYRPMRAMDRPTPAVAPTEICRWRSRRIQGEVHDENAAGLGGVAGHAGLFSTAADVARFGQMLLDGGAPLLSAATVAEMTRLQATDGPTHRGLGVALWSPDPAASSHPLSRRAFGHTGFTGTSLWIDPQRSLVVVLLTNEVYHGRMGRGIGALRMAVHRAIVQAIDRAATL; encoded by the coding sequence ATGCAACCTGATCTTTCCGCCCTCGAAACGATCATGCAGGAGGCTGTGCCGCAGATCTGTCCCGCCACGCAGCTTGTCGTGTACTGGCACGGCGCGACGCTCTACGAGCGCGCCTACGGCTGGCTCGATCCCACCACGCGCCGGCAGCCGACGCAGCCCGACACGCTCTTTGATCTGGCCTCGGTGACGAAGCTGTTTGTCGTCACGGCGTTTCTGCGGCTGGTCGAGGCGGGAGCGACGGCGCTGGATCAGCCGCTCGCCGGCGCGCTGCCGGCGTTTCGCGGCGCTCGTCCGATTCAGCCCTACGAAGATCCGCAGCAGTCGGGCGCGCTGATCAGCCTGGAGCCGGCTGCGCTAGAGGTCGATGTGGGGCGGATCACCTTCCGGCAGGTGCTGACGCATACGGCGGGACTCCCGGCCTGGCGTCCGCTCTTCCGCGCGCCGACGCCCGCCGCCGCGCGGCGGATGGCGCTCGCCACGGCATGTGCCTGTCGGCCCGGCACGCAGATCGTCTACAGCGACATCGGGCTGATCCTGCTGGGCCTGGCGATCGAGCGGCTGGCGGGCGACGCGCTCGACCGCGTGGTCGCGCGGCAGGTGACGCAGCCGCTCAACCTGCGCCATACATGCTACCGACCGATGCGCGCGATGGATCGGCCCACACCGGCGGTCGCGCCGACCGAGATCTGCCGCTGGCGCAGCCGGCGTATCCAGGGCGAGGTTCACGACGAGAACGCCGCCGGATTGGGCGGCGTCGCCGGGCATGCGGGGCTGTTCAGCACGGCAGCCGACGTGGCACGCTTTGGGCAGATGCTCCTTGACGGCGGCGCGCCCCTGCTCAGCGCCGCGACCGTCGCCGAGATGACGCGGCTGCAAGCCACAGACGGTCCTACCCACCGAGGGCTGGGCGTCGCGCTGTGGTCGCCGGACCCCGCCGCCAGCAGCCATCCGCTGAGCCGGCGCGCCTTTGGACACACCGGCTTTACCGGCACCTCGCTCTGGATCGACCCGCAGCGCAGCCTGGTGGTCGTGCTGCTGACGAACGAGGTCTATCACGGACGGATGGGGCGTGGCATTGGCGCGCTTCGCATGGCCGTGCATCGGGCGATCGTCCAGGCGATCGATCGCGCCGCCACGTTGTGA
- a CDS encoding ABC transporter substrate-binding protein yields the protein MRRILSLSLLLILTAALVACGGAPPPSISQAQSTTTAVASRPAAKPTPAPQPTTTILTVKLRPGLRWSDGSPLTAQDLVGTYDLSWATQNGTWDVLNEVVARDDTTVEFQLTTPSLSALRLLLRSYVPAPRSQYARWMDQARTLRQQRRDPERDEVKRLVDDLYAFKPDEAVVYGPYQLDTTSITEAQLQLVKNPSGHRADQVGFERLIVYYGETAASVPLMLAGELDYSTHAYTPSDLAAFAQLPNVQIIRGPTGTGPGLWFNQAVAPLSRKEVRQALAYVIDRQENARVALGDAAQPIVKLAGFPDEAVDQWLSKDAAAQLNTYPKDLRKAEALLSGIGFTRGADGAWLDDHGQPLAFEIAVPADFADWLSAAENAAQQLTAFGLKTTVRGYQSAERADIQKAGRYQILMDLGTYYIPPYPFASYRYMLDAPRNNPEAASGQRGMGWSWRQIGADGQEVYLPDLLKGAAAGLDLDAQKPYVEQLALLVNAQLPVLPLFQRSSTDPINTAARVTGWLPLDHPIYRNNQGSDNYISIQILDGTLTPVAGADGTFRTSFPYPQPPTYDLNFFSENSLPQSLGYPASDLLYPPLFWYMFAEQQYAPEIAASYELRDAR from the coding sequence ATGCGTAGAATCCTATCGTTGAGCCTGCTGCTGATCCTGACCGCCGCGCTGGTCGCCTGCGGCGGCGCGCCGCCGCCCTCGATTTCCCAGGCGCAATCGACAACCACTGCTGTCGCCAGCAGGCCTGCCGCAAAGCCCACGCCCGCGCCGCAGCCGACGACCACGATCCTGACGGTGAAGCTGCGTCCGGGGCTGCGGTGGAGCGACGGCTCGCCGCTGACCGCGCAGGATCTTGTCGGCACCTATGATCTCTCCTGGGCCACGCAGAACGGCACCTGGGATGTGCTCAACGAGGTCGTCGCCAGGGATGACACGACCGTCGAGTTCCAGCTGACGACGCCCTCGCTGAGCGCGCTGCGCCTGCTGCTGCGCTCGTACGTGCCCGCGCCGCGCTCGCAGTACGCCCGCTGGATGGATCAGGCGCGCACGCTCCGCCAGCAGCGCCGCGATCCTGAGCGCGACGAAGTCAAGCGGCTGGTCGACGACCTGTACGCCTTCAAGCCTGACGAGGCGGTGGTCTACGGCCCGTACCAGCTCGATACCACGTCGATCACCGAGGCGCAGCTCCAGCTGGTGAAAAATCCGAGCGGCCATCGCGCGGATCAGGTCGGCTTCGAGCGGCTGATCGTCTACTACGGCGAGACCGCCGCCTCGGTGCCGCTGATGCTCGCCGGCGAGCTGGACTACAGCACGCACGCCTACACGCCCTCGGATCTCGCGGCGTTCGCGCAGCTCCCGAACGTGCAGATTATTCGGGGGCCGACCGGCACCGGCCCCGGCCTGTGGTTCAACCAGGCGGTCGCGCCGCTGAGCCGCAAGGAGGTGCGCCAGGCGCTCGCCTACGTCATCGATCGGCAGGAGAACGCCAGGGTCGCGCTCGGCGACGCCGCTCAGCCGATCGTCAAGCTGGCGGGCTTTCCCGACGAGGCGGTCGATCAGTGGCTCTCCAAAGATGCTGCCGCTCAGCTCAACACCTATCCGAAGGACCTGCGAAAGGCCGAGGCGCTGCTGAGCGGGATCGGCTTCACGCGCGGCGCGGACGGCGCGTGGCTGGACGACCACGGCCAGCCGCTGGCCTTCGAGATCGCGGTTCCCGCCGATTTCGCCGACTGGCTGAGCGCCGCCGAGAACGCCGCGCAGCAGCTGACCGCATTCGGCTTGAAGACCACCGTGCGCGGCTACCAGTCGGCGGAGCGCGCCGACATCCAGAAGGCAGGCCGCTACCAGATCTTGATGGATCTCGGCACCTACTACATCCCGCCGTATCCATTCGCGTCGTACCGCTACATGCTCGACGCGCCGCGCAACAATCCTGAGGCGGCCAGCGGGCAGCGCGGCATGGGCTGGTCCTGGCGGCAGATCGGAGCCGACGGCCAGGAGGTGTATCTTCCCGATCTGCTGAAGGGCGCGGCGGCGGGGCTGGATCTGGACGCGCAGAAGCCGTACGTCGAGCAGCTCGCGCTGCTGGTCAACGCGCAGCTGCCGGTCCTGCCGCTCTTCCAGCGCTCCTCAACCGATCCGATCAACACGGCGGCGCGGGTGACGGGCTGGCTGCCGCTGGACCATCCGATCTACCGGAACAACCAGGGCTCCGACAACTACATCTCGATCCAGATTCTCGACGGAACGCTCACGCCGGTCGCCGGCGCGGACGGAACCTTCCGCACCAGCTTTCCGTATCCGCAGCCGCCGACCTACGATCTCAACTTCTTCTCGGAGAACAGCCTGCCGCAGAGTCTGGGCTACCCGGCATCCGATCTGCTGTATCCGCCGCTGTTCTGGTATATGTTCGCCGAGCAGCAGTACGCGCCGGAGATCGCCGCCAGCTACGAGCTACGGGACGCTCGTTAG